In Humulus lupulus chromosome 7, drHumLupu1.1, whole genome shotgun sequence, the following are encoded in one genomic region:
- the LOC133788532 gene encoding MLO-like protein 6 — MAVASGGRSLEQTPTWAVALVCLVLVFVSIIIEHIIHLIGQWFKKKHKRALFESLEKIKSELMLLGFISLLLTVGQGPISNICISKKVGATWHPCNQEQEEKLNKEESDVDNESNSRKLLAFLESGGGGASVRRFLAAAGTDKCAERGKVPFVSADGIHQLHIFIFVLAVFHVLYCIMTMFLGRLKMRSWKNWEKETKTAEYQFSHDPERFRFARDTSFGRRHLSFWTKQPFLIWIVCFFRQFVRSVPKVDYLTLRHGFIMAHLAPQSHQKFDFQKYINRSLEEDFKVVVGISPPIWFFAVVFLLFNTHGWYSYLWLPFVPLIVILLVGTKLQVIITKMGLRIQERGEVVKGVPVVQPGDDLFWFNRPRLILYLINFVLFQNAFQLAFFAWTWYEFGRKSCFHEHVEDVVIRITMGVLIQILCSYVTLPLYALVTQMGSSMKPTIFNDKVAEALRNWHHSARKHIKLQNRAAGSVTPLSSRPATPSHHMSPVHLLRHYRSEADSLQNSPRRSNFDAVDRWENDSPSPPSVHQHRLATDGSSSHHRHQHQQIELGQIMEQHQDRFANELAPPAKTTTSNQAQPDQSGPQHEINMGHRDFSFERTV, encoded by the exons atgGCGGTGGCTAGCGGAGGAAGATCTCTGGAGCAAACACCAACATGGGCCGTCGCTCTAGTTTGCTTAGTTTTGGTATTTGTTTCCATCATTATAGAGCACATAATCCATCTCATAGGCCAG TGGTTTAAGAAGAAACATAAACGAGCTCTTTTTGAATCGCTGGAAAAGATCAAGTCAG AGCTCATGTTATTGGGATTCATTTCCTTGCTCCTAACGGTGGGACAAGGTCCAATCTCAAACATTTGTATATCGAAGAAAGTTGGGGCGACATGGCATCCATGTAACCAAGAACAAGAAGAGAAACTGAACAAGGAAGAATCTGATGTGGATAACGAAAGCAACAGTCGGAAACTGCTAGCCTTTCTAGAATCCGGCGGCGGTGGTGCTAGTGTCCGGAGATTTTTGGCGGCGGCAGGGACCGACAAGTGTGCTGAAAGG GGCAAAGTTCCATTTGTCTCGGCGGATGGTATTCATCAGTTGCATATTTTTATCTTTGTGCTGGCTGTTTTCCACGTTCTCTACTGTATCATGACTATGTTTCTGGGCAGACTAAAG ATGAGAAGTTGGAAGAATTGGGAAAAGGAGACTAAAACCGCTGAATATCAATTTTCACATG ATCCAGAAAGATTCAGATTTGCGAGGGACACGTCATTTGGAAGGAGGCATTTAAGCTTCTGGACCAAACAACCTTTCCTAATATGGATA GTGTGCTTCTTCAGACAATTTGTTAGATCGGTTCCTAAAGTCGATTATTTAACTTTGAGGCATGGATTTATAATG GCACATTTGGCCCCTCAAAGCCATCAGAAATTTGACTTTCAGAAGTATATCAATAGATCGCTAGAAGAGGATTTCAAGGTCGTTGTGGGAATCAG TCCTCCGATTTGGTTCTTCGCGGTGGTGTTTCTGCTTTTCAATACACATG GCTGGTACTCTTATCTTTGGCTACCATTTGTTCCTCTAATT GTCATCCTATTGGTGGGGACCAAGCTACAAGTGATTATAACAAAGATGGGACTTAGAATTCAAGAAAGAGGAGAAGTGGTGAAAGGGGTGCCTGTGGTTCAACCTGGGGACGACCTTTTCTGGTTCAACCGTCCACGCCTTATTCTCTACCTTATCAACTTCGTTCTCTTTCag AATGCCTTCCAGCTTGCGTTCTTTGCATGGACTTGG TATGAATTCGGACGCAAATCTTGCTTTCATGAGCATGTGGAGGACGTGGTAATCAGAATCACGATGgg GGTTCTCATCCAGATTCTGTGCAGCTACGTCACCCTCCCTCTCTATGCCCTTGTCACACAA ATGGGTTCATCCATGAAGCCAACCATATTCAACGACAAAGTAGCCGAGGCTCTTCGCAACTGGCACCACTCGGCCAGGAAGCACATCAAACTACAGAACCGGGCGGCCGGGTCAGTGACGCCTCTGTCGAGCCGGCCCGCGACGCCCTCTCACCACATGTCCCCGGTTCACCTCTTGCGCCACTACCGCAGCGAGGCAGACAGCCTCCAGAACTCCCCACGGCGCTCCAACTTCGACGCTGTCGATCGATGGGAGAACGATTCACCATCTCCACCATCTGTCCACCAACACCGCTTGGCCACGGACGGTTCGTCCTCTCATCATAGACACCAACACCAGCAGATTGAGTTGGGACAAATAATGGAACAACATCAGGACCGGTTCGCCAACGAGCTCGCCCCCCCCGCTAAAACCACAACATCAAACCAAGCTCAACCTGATCAATCTGGGCCCCAGCACGAGATCAATATGGGACACAGAGATTTCTCTTTTGAACGTACGGTTTGA